In Mauremys reevesii isolate NIE-2019 linkage group 8, ASM1616193v1, whole genome shotgun sequence, a single genomic region encodes these proteins:
- the CLTB gene encoding clathrin light chain B isoform X1, which yields MADDFGFFSSSESGAPDEDPAAAFLAQQESEIAGIENDEGFGAADGGLGQAPDVGADFEDVGATVNGEVFQESNGPTDGYAAIARADRLTQEPESIRKWREEQKKRLQELDAASKVMEQEWREKAKKDLEEWNVRQSEQMEKNRVNNRIADKAFYQQPDADVIGYVASEEAFLKESKEENPGTEWEKVAQLCDFNPKSSKQWKDVSRMRSVLISLKQTPLSR from the exons ATGGCCGACGACTTCGGCTTCTTCTCGTCGTCGGAGAGCGGCGCCCCGGACGAGGACCCCGCCGCCGCCTTCCTGGCGCAGCAGGAGAGCGAGATCGCCGGCATCGAGAACGACGAGGGCTTCGGGGCGGCCgacgggggcctggggcaggcccCGGACGTGGGGG CTGATTTTGAGGACGTGGGGGCCACGGTGAATGGTGAGGTCTTTCAG GAATCCAACGGCCCCACGGACGGTTACGCAGCCATCGCCCGGGCTGACAGGCTGACCCAGGAGCCCGAGAGCATCCGCAAATGGCGGGAGGAGCAAAAGAAACGGTTGCAGGAGCTGG ATGCTGCTTCAAAGGTGATGGAGCAGGAATGGCGTGAAAAGGCCAAGAAGGACCTGGAGGAGTGGAATGTGCGTCAGAGCGAGCAGATGGAGAAGAACCGAGTTAACAACAG GATTGCTGACAAAGCATTTTACCAGCAGCCAGACGCCGACGTGATCGGCTACGT GGCCTCGGAGGAAGCCTTCCTGAAGGAGTCCAAGGAAGAAAACCCCGGCACGGAGTGGGAGAAGGTGGCCCAGCTGTGTGACTTCAACCCCAAAAGCAGCAAGCAATGGAAGGACGTGTCGAGGATGCGCTCGGTGCTCATCTCCCTCAAACAGACGCCCCTGTCCCGCTAG
- the CLTB gene encoding clathrin light chain B isoform X2: MADDFGFFSSSESGAPDEDPAAAFLAQQESEIAGIENDEGFGAADGGLGQAPDVGADFEDVGATVNGEVFQESNGPTDGYAAIARADRLTQEPESIRKWREEQKKRLQELDAASKVMEQEWREKAKKDLEEWNVRQSEQMEKNRVNNRASEEAFLKESKEENPGTEWEKVAQLCDFNPKSSKQWKDVSRMRSVLISLKQTPLSR; encoded by the exons ATGGCCGACGACTTCGGCTTCTTCTCGTCGTCGGAGAGCGGCGCCCCGGACGAGGACCCCGCCGCCGCCTTCCTGGCGCAGCAGGAGAGCGAGATCGCCGGCATCGAGAACGACGAGGGCTTCGGGGCGGCCgacgggggcctggggcaggcccCGGACGTGGGGG CTGATTTTGAGGACGTGGGGGCCACGGTGAATGGTGAGGTCTTTCAG GAATCCAACGGCCCCACGGACGGTTACGCAGCCATCGCCCGGGCTGACAGGCTGACCCAGGAGCCCGAGAGCATCCGCAAATGGCGGGAGGAGCAAAAGAAACGGTTGCAGGAGCTGG ATGCTGCTTCAAAGGTGATGGAGCAGGAATGGCGTGAAAAGGCCAAGAAGGACCTGGAGGAGTGGAATGTGCGTCAGAGCGAGCAGATGGAGAAGAACCGAGTTAACAACAG GGCCTCGGAGGAAGCCTTCCTGAAGGAGTCCAAGGAAGAAAACCCCGGCACGGAGTGGGAGAAGGTGGCCCAGCTGTGTGACTTCAACCCCAAAAGCAGCAAGCAATGGAAGGACGTGTCGAGGATGCGCTCGGTGCTCATCTCCCTCAAACAGACGCCCCTGTCCCGCTAG